A region from the Benincasa hispida cultivar B227 chromosome 12, ASM972705v1, whole genome shotgun sequence genome encodes:
- the LOC120066990 gene encoding uncharacterized protein LOC120066990, protein MATSLLVIVIIASLHLIAFVFAIGAEMRRSTATVVPDEYDETTYCVYDSDASTTYGLVAFGLLLISHTVLMVVTRCLCCGKGLKSGGSTVCAIILFVVSWHLFLGAESLLLAGSVRNAYHTKFRSALSLKNLSCAMLRRGVFAAAAALTFLSLVFSILYYTTHARADTGGWQKHQNEGVGMVPSNLPRQEQHDRRAEEFEKV, encoded by the exons ATGGCTACTTCTTTGCTCGTAATAGTCATAATCGCTTCTCTTCATCTAATCGCTTTCGTATTCGCCATCGGAGCTGAAATGCGCCGGAGCACG GCAACGGTAGTGCCGGATGAGTACGACGAGACTACTTACTGCGTTTACGACTCCGATGCATCGACGACGTACGGTCTTGTAGCGTTTGGTTTGTTATTGATTAGTCACACAGTGCTTATGGTAGTCACAAGGTGTCTTTGCTGTGGTAAAGGCTTGAAAAGTGGAGGATCTACTGTTTGTGCCATCATTCTCTTCGTCGTTTCTTg GCATCTCTTCTTAGGAGCTGAGTCTCTGTTGCTGGCTGGGTCTGTGAGGAATGCCTATCATACAAAGTTCAGATCAGCATTGTCTCTCAAGAACTTGTCGTGTGCCATGCTTCGCCGCGGGGTGTTCGCAGCTGCAGCAGCTTTGACATTTCTGTCATTGGTGTTTTCAATCCTTTACTACACGACGCACGCGAGAGCCGATACTGGAGGCTGGCAGAAGCATCAGAATGAAGGCGTCGGCATGGTGCCTTCTAATCTTCCACGACAAGAGCAGCATGATCGAAGAGCGGAAGAATTCGAGAAGGTTTAG
- the LOC120066989 gene encoding uncharacterized protein LOC120066989 isoform X1, with translation MLGAGLQFARGCGDDRFYNPTKARRAHQGRQNDQLRRAQSDVSAGQSPLVKPGVVSSVIRETEYGDGCEELPKSIAMSAFEPVVSSLSNLERFLQSIAPSVPAQYLSKTTMKGWRTCDVEFQPYFVLGDLWESFKEWSAYGAGVPLVLNDSDSVVQYYVPYLSGIQIYGESLKSSAKSRQPGEDSDSDFRDSSSDGSSDSEPERALKYMGKQLNHHHLSSELFRRMDRISFRDQLIGLQEDCSSDEAESLNSQGQLLFEHLERDLPYSREPLADKISDLAFQFPELKTLRSCDLLPSSWFSVAWYPIYRIPTGPTLRDLDACFLTFHHLSSPMGGARSVQGPVVTYPSEIDGIPKMSLPVFGLASYKFRGSLWTPNGGYEWQLANSLLQDAEEWLRDRQVNHPDFIFFSRR, from the exons ATGTTAGGTGCAGGCTTGCAGTTTGCTCGTGGTTGTGGTGACGATAGGTTTTACAATCCAACGAAGGCCCGTAGGGCGCATCAGGGCCGTCAAAATGATCAGCTCCGGAGAGCTCAGAGCGACGTTTCTGCTGGCCAATCCCCTCTCGTTAAACCGGGCGTGGTGTCCTCGGTGATTAGAGAAACCGAATACGGCGATGGGTGTGAAGAGCTCCCTAAATCCATTGCGATGTCGGCTTTTGAGCCAGTCGTGTCGTCGTTGAGTAATCTCGAGCGGTTCTTGCAGTCCATCGCGCCATCTGTACCTGCACAGTACCTCTCAAAG ACAACGATGAAGGGTTGGAGAACCTGTGACGTGGAATTTCAACCATACTTTGTCCTAGGTGATTTGTGGGAGTCTTTCAAGGAATGGAGTGCTTATGGCGCAGGTGTGCCTCTTGTATTAAACGACAGTGACAGTGTTGTCCAATATTATGTACCATATTTATCTGGTATACAGATATATGGTGAATCCTTGAAGTCCTCTGCAAAGTCAAG GCAACCAGGTGAGGACAGTGATAGTGACTTCCGAGATTCTAGTAGTGATGGTAGTAGTGATTCAGAACCTGAACGCGCACTAAAATACATGGGGAAGCAACTCAATCATCACCATTTATCTTCTGAGCTTTTTCGTAGAATGGATAGGATATCTTTTCGGGATCAGCTAATTGGACTTCAAGAAGACTGTTCTAGTGATGAGGCTGAATCTCTCAATTCTCAAGGCCAGCTACTATTTGAGCATCTTGAACGTGATTTGCCTTATAGTCGTGAACCTTTGGCAGATAAG ATATCAGATCTTGCTTTTCAGTTCCCTGAGCTCAAGACATTACGAAGTTGTGATCTATTGCCTTCCAGCTGGTTTTCTGTGGCATG GTATCCAATTTACAGGATTCCAACTGGACCAACATTAAGGGATCTGGATGCCTGCTTTCTCACCTTTCATCATCTATCTTCCCCAATGGGAG GGGCACGTAGTGTTCAAGGTCCGGTAGTAACGTATCCTAGTGAGATAGATGGTATCCCTAAGATGTCCCTACCAGTTTTTGGTCTAGCTTCATACAAGTTTAGAGGGTCTTTATGGACTCCAAATGGTGGATATGAGTGGCAATTGGCAAATTCACTTTTGCAGGATGCTGAGGAGTGGTTAAGAGATCGTCAAGTAAATCACCCcgacttcatcttcttcagcCGAAGGTGA
- the LOC120066989 gene encoding uncharacterized protein LOC120066989 isoform X2 → MLGAGLQFARGCGDDRFYNPTKARRAHQGRQNDQLRRAQSDVSAGQSPLVKPGVVSSVIRETEYGDGCEELPKSIAMSAFEPVVSSLSNLERFLQSIAPSVPAQYLSKTTMKGWRTCDVEFQPYFVLGDLWESFKEWSAYGAGVPLVLNDSDSVVQYYVPYLSGIQIYGESLKSSAKSRQPGEDSDSDFRDSSSDGSSDSEPERALKYMGKQLNHHHLSSELFRRMDRISFRDQLIGLQEDCSSDEAESLNSQGQLLFEHLERDLPYSREPLADKISDLAFQFPELKTLRSCDLLPSSWFSVAWYPIYRIPTGPTLRDLDACFLTFHHLSSPMGGARSVQGPVVTYPSEIDGC, encoded by the exons ATGTTAGGTGCAGGCTTGCAGTTTGCTCGTGGTTGTGGTGACGATAGGTTTTACAATCCAACGAAGGCCCGTAGGGCGCATCAGGGCCGTCAAAATGATCAGCTCCGGAGAGCTCAGAGCGACGTTTCTGCTGGCCAATCCCCTCTCGTTAAACCGGGCGTGGTGTCCTCGGTGATTAGAGAAACCGAATACGGCGATGGGTGTGAAGAGCTCCCTAAATCCATTGCGATGTCGGCTTTTGAGCCAGTCGTGTCGTCGTTGAGTAATCTCGAGCGGTTCTTGCAGTCCATCGCGCCATCTGTACCTGCACAGTACCTCTCAAAG ACAACGATGAAGGGTTGGAGAACCTGTGACGTGGAATTTCAACCATACTTTGTCCTAGGTGATTTGTGGGAGTCTTTCAAGGAATGGAGTGCTTATGGCGCAGGTGTGCCTCTTGTATTAAACGACAGTGACAGTGTTGTCCAATATTATGTACCATATTTATCTGGTATACAGATATATGGTGAATCCTTGAAGTCCTCTGCAAAGTCAAG GCAACCAGGTGAGGACAGTGATAGTGACTTCCGAGATTCTAGTAGTGATGGTAGTAGTGATTCAGAACCTGAACGCGCACTAAAATACATGGGGAAGCAACTCAATCATCACCATTTATCTTCTGAGCTTTTTCGTAGAATGGATAGGATATCTTTTCGGGATCAGCTAATTGGACTTCAAGAAGACTGTTCTAGTGATGAGGCTGAATCTCTCAATTCTCAAGGCCAGCTACTATTTGAGCATCTTGAACGTGATTTGCCTTATAGTCGTGAACCTTTGGCAGATAAG ATATCAGATCTTGCTTTTCAGTTCCCTGAGCTCAAGACATTACGAAGTTGTGATCTATTGCCTTCCAGCTGGTTTTCTGTGGCATG GTATCCAATTTACAGGATTCCAACTGGACCAACATTAAGGGATCTGGATGCCTGCTTTCTCACCTTTCATCATCTATCTTCCCCAATGGGAG GGGCACGTAGTGTTCAAGGTCCGGTAGTAACGTATCCTAGTGAGATAGATG GATGCTGA